The Candidatus Binatia bacterium region GCTGCGGCGGCTGGAGGAGCGGCGCCCGCTCGCCGCGCGGGGCGTGGTGCGCCTGGCCGCCGTCGTCGCAGGCGTGGCGGTCGTGGCCGCGCTCTTCGCCATCCCCTCGGTGCGCGTCTCCGCCCAGTCCTTCCTCGAGCTGTTCCGGGTGCGGCGGTTCGCCGCGGTCCCGTTCAGCGAGTCGCGGTTCGAGACGCTGCGCTCACTGGAGCAGGGGAAGGATCACGGACTCCTCGTGCTCGATCGCGAGGAGACGGTGCTCGATCCGGGACCGATGCGCTACGTTCCCTCGCGGGAGGCGGCCGCGCCCGAGGCCGGGTTTGCGGTGAGCGCGCCGTCCTATCTGCCCGAGGGACTCGCCGCCGACAGCGTCTTCGTCGTGGGAGCGGGGGCGATGAGGCTGTCCTTCAGCGAGGCGAAGTTGCGAGCGGTCCTCCAGCGGCTGGACCTGAACGACGTCCAGGTTCCCTCCGGGCTGGACGGGCATTGGATCGAGGTGAAGAAGCCTCCCATGGTGTTCCAGAAGTTCCGCTCGCCGCGTAGCCGGAGGGCGATGCTGGTCCAGGCGCGGAGCCCGGAGGTCTCGGTTCCGGCGGGCTGGGACGTGGAGCGGCTGGCCGAGATCGGGCTGCGCGTCCTGGGCTTGGACGCCGGCGAGGCGCACCGGATCGCGCGCTCCACCGACTGGCGGAGCACGCTGCTCGTGCCGGTGCCGATGAACGCCAGCACGTTCCGGCAGGTGACCGTGCACGGACAGCCGGGGCTCCTGATCACGACGGTCGACCGCGGGCCCGACCAGCGCCGCCGCGAGGGAGCGGTGCTGATGTGGACGGAGGGGGAGCGCGTGTTCTGCCTCCAGGGCAACCTCACCGGACGGGATCTGATGCAGATGGCGGAGTCGGTCTCGTAGGCGTCGTGACCGAGCACGTCATCGAGACGCGCGGGCTGCGGAAGCAGTTCGGCGCGAAGACCGCGGTCGAGGACCTCTCCCTGGTCGTGCGCCGGGGAGAGGTCTTCGGTTTTCTGGGCCCGAATGGGGCGGGGAAGACCACGTCGATCAAGATGCTGCTCGGGCTGGTGGCGCCCACCTCCGGGTCGGCCAGCGTCCTGGGCGCTCCGCTGGGCGACCGCCGCACGCGCGCACGGCTGGGATTTCTCCCCGAGCACTTCCGATTCCAGGAGTGGCTCACGGGGCGCGAGCTCCTGCACCTGCACGCGCGGCTCCTCGGGCTCAGCGCGTCGGACGGCCGCGCGCGCGCCGAGACGCTGCTCGCCCGGGTGGATCTCCAGGACGCGGCCCGGCGTCCCATCCGGACCTACTCGAAGGGGATGATGCAGCGGGTGGGCCTGGCGCAGGCGCTCCTGGGCCAGCCGGAGCTGGTATTCCTGGACGAGCCCACGTCGGGGCTCGATCCTCTGGGAAGGCTCTTGGTGCGGGACCTCATCCACGAGCTGGGGCAGAGCGGCACGACCGTGTTCCTGAACTCGCACCTGCTCGGCGAGGTCGAGGCCACCTGCAGCAGGGTGTCCTTCGTGAAGGAAGGGCGCACGGTCCACGACATGGTCGTGGGCGAGGC contains the following coding sequences:
- a CDS encoding ABC transporter ATP-binding protein, coding for MTEHVIETRGLRKQFGAKTAVEDLSLVVRRGEVFGFLGPNGAGKTTSIKMLLGLVAPTSGSASVLGAPLGDRRTRARLGFLPEHFRFQEWLTGRELLHLHARLLGLSASDGRARAETLLARVDLQDAARRPIRTYSKGMMQRVGLAQALLGQPELVFLDEPTSGLDPLGRLLVRDLIHELGQSGTTVFLNSHLLGEVEATCSRVSFVKEGRTVHDMVVGEAQARILVELRTGGMASEARETAARFGRVLDGASPGAEGPQARLRVEVPGEERLPELARALVERGVPVYEMRVAHKSLESWFLEVMGEDQRPG